In Holophagales bacterium, one DNA window encodes the following:
- a CDS encoding ABC transporter ATP-binding protein yields the protein MIGARVEIDEVSFGYSREALPVVDRVSLELPAGTTTALLGTNGAGKSTLLDLLLGWRQPWSGAITIDGAMRRIAGRRRAEVALVPQSEHVPFDFSLLEYVLLGRAPHLTPFAAPGAADLAAARAAVAEVGLATFEPRPVPTLSGGERQLAMVARALAQEPRLLLLDEPFSHLDVGNAVRLVALLRRLGAGGLTILLTTHDPSLVAGLADRTALLRGGRLLAAGATAQVLSVENLTAAYAVPVELVPHGDRTLVVARLAGDS from the coding sequence GTGATCGGGGCGCGCGTCGAGATCGACGAGGTCTCTTTCGGCTACTCGCGCGAGGCGCTGCCGGTCGTCGACCGCGTCTCGCTCGAGCTGCCCGCGGGAACGACGACGGCGCTTCTCGGCACGAACGGTGCCGGCAAGTCGACGCTGCTCGACCTGCTGCTCGGCTGGCGGCAACCCTGGAGTGGCGCGATCACCATCGACGGTGCGATGCGACGGATCGCCGGGAGACGGCGTGCCGAGGTCGCCCTGGTGCCACAGAGCGAGCATGTGCCGTTCGACTTCTCGCTGCTCGAGTACGTCCTGCTGGGACGCGCGCCCCATCTGACGCCCTTCGCCGCGCCGGGAGCGGCCGACCTCGCCGCGGCGCGGGCGGCGGTCGCCGAAGTCGGGCTCGCGACCTTCGAGCCGCGGCCGGTGCCGACGCTCAGCGGCGGCGAGCGCCAGCTCGCCATGGTGGCGCGAGCGCTCGCCCAGGAGCCGCGCCTGCTGCTGCTCGACGAGCCGTTCTCGCACCTCGACGTCGGCAACGCGGTGCGTCTCGTCGCGCTGCTCCGCCGGCTCGGTGCCGGCGGCCTGACCATCCTCCTGACCACTCACGATCCGAGCCTGGTCGCCGGTCTGGCCGACCGCACGGCGCTGCTGCGCGGCGGACGGCTGCTCGCCGCCGGCGCCACGGCGCAGGTGCTCTCGGTCGAGAACCTCACCGCGGCCTACGCCGTCCCGGTCGAGCTGGTGCCGCACGGCGACCGGACGCTGGTCGTCGCCCGCCTGGCGGGCGACAGCTAG
- a CDS encoding iron ABC transporter permease — protein MSVAPGAGEERSARRVLTLAALALVVLVALSLFVGRYPRPYWMPPELLGEDALARQLVLALRAPRLVAAALLGATLAASGFAMQMLFRNPLVEPGFLGVSQGAAFGAALAIVALDATAWGIQGLAAGGALLALAATLALSRAFRFGAATLRLVLAGIAVSALFASGVGLLKLMADPQRQLPEITFWMLGGLAGVGWRQLLAVLPAAAVSLLGMHLLRWRLNVLSLDDATAFSLGVAVRRERRAILLLAVVGTAAMVSVAGMVGWLGLITPHLARRLVGADARRALPTATLLGALGAVACDDLARTLVATEIPLGLITSFVGAAAFAIGMARPPGRVRG, from the coding sequence GTGAGTGTGGCGCCCGGCGCCGGCGAGGAGCGCTCGGCCCGGCGCGTGCTGACGCTCGCGGCGCTCGCTCTCGTGGTGCTCGTCGCCCTGTCGCTCTTCGTCGGCCGTTATCCCCGGCCGTACTGGATGCCGCCCGAGCTCCTCGGCGAGGACGCGCTGGCGCGGCAACTGGTGCTCGCCTTGCGGGCCCCGCGCCTGGTTGCGGCGGCGCTGCTCGGCGCGACGCTCGCGGCGTCGGGCTTCGCGATGCAGATGCTCTTCCGCAACCCGCTCGTCGAGCCGGGTTTCCTCGGTGTCTCCCAGGGGGCGGCGTTCGGCGCGGCGCTGGCGATCGTCGCCCTCGACGCCACGGCATGGGGGATCCAGGGGCTCGCGGCCGGTGGGGCGCTCCTCGCGCTGGCGGCGACGCTGGCCCTCTCGCGCGCCTTCCGCTTCGGCGCGGCGACGCTCCGCCTGGTGCTCGCCGGAATCGCGGTGTCGGCGCTCTTCGCGTCGGGGGTCGGTCTGCTCAAGTTGATGGCCGACCCGCAGCGGCAGCTGCCGGAGATCACCTTCTGGATGCTCGGCGGGCTGGCCGGCGTCGGCTGGCGTCAGCTCCTCGCGGTGTTGCCGGCAGCCGCCGTGTCGCTCCTCGGCATGCACCTCCTGCGCTGGCGCCTCAACGTGCTCTCGCTCGACGACGCGACCGCCTTCTCGCTCGGCGTCGCGGTGCGCCGCGAGCGCCGGGCGATCCTTCTGCTCGCCGTGGTCGGCACCGCGGCGATGGTCTCGGTGGCGGGAATGGTCGGATGGCTCGGACTGATCACGCCGCATCTCGCCCGGCGGCTGGTGGGTGCCGATGCGCGGCGGGCGCTGCCGACCGCGACCCTGCTCGGCGCGCTCGGCGCGGTGGCTTGCGACGACCTCGCCCGCACGCTCGTCGCGACCGAGATTCCCCTCGGTCTGATCACCTCGTTCGTCGGCGCGGCGGCCTTCGCCATCGGCATGGCGCGCCCGCCCGGGAGGGTACGCGGGTGA
- a CDS encoding ABC transporter substrate-binding protein: protein MHSHASRTAVVALLVAVAVPCRGEVPPVAGATGVPAPRRAIELVDARGRTVQFASAPQRIAVAGRGVGLLADLLYLFPQARERVVAIPEPSQPRAADFLALLDPGLSSKKVLGGGSSAGVEQLAPFHPDVVVLKSVSADRLGEPLERVGLPIVFLEGESPERFLDDVAVLGRLFDDTPRAERIVAYFGERLAHVRERLRDLPATGRPRVLLLTASSRGGEGTFSQPPGAWIQTRMIVEAGGVPAAGAESPGGTVTAEQVAALAADRIVVASYRGDSREVVAQLRADPLWAAMPAVRAGRLDAFPGDFSSWDQPGPRWILGQLWLARTLHPERFADLDLRVELAAFYATLYGLPETTVRDHVVPVLTGDFAR, encoded by the coding sequence ATGCACTCCCATGCCTCTCGGACCGCTGTCGTCGCGTTGCTCGTCGCGGTCGCCGTGCCGTGCCGGGGCGAGGTTCCGCCGGTTGCCGGCGCGACCGGGGTGCCGGCGCCACGCCGGGCGATCGAGCTGGTCGACGCGCGTGGGCGGACCGTGCAGTTCGCGAGCGCGCCGCAGCGCATCGCCGTGGCAGGGCGCGGCGTCGGCCTGCTCGCCGACCTGCTCTACCTCTTCCCGCAGGCGCGTGAGCGGGTGGTGGCGATTCCCGAGCCCTCGCAACCGCGTGCCGCCGACTTCCTCGCCCTGCTCGACCCGGGCCTGAGCAGCAAGAAGGTCCTCGGCGGCGGGTCGAGCGCCGGCGTCGAGCAGCTCGCGCCCTTCCACCCCGATGTCGTCGTCCTGAAGAGCGTCTCGGCCGACCGCCTCGGCGAGCCCCTCGAGCGGGTCGGTCTGCCGATCGTCTTCCTCGAAGGCGAGTCGCCGGAGCGCTTCCTCGACGACGTGGCGGTGCTCGGACGTCTGTTCGACGACACTCCGCGTGCCGAGCGGATCGTCGCCTACTTCGGCGAGCGTCTGGCTCACGTGCGGGAGCGCCTGCGCGACCTGCCGGCGACCGGTCGACCGCGGGTGCTGTTGCTCACCGCGAGCTCGCGCGGCGGCGAAGGGACGTTCAGCCAGCCGCCGGGCGCGTGGATTCAGACGCGGATGATCGTCGAGGCCGGCGGCGTGCCGGCGGCCGGCGCGGAGTCGCCCGGCGGAACCGTCACCGCCGAGCAGGTGGCGGCGCTCGCTGCCGATCGCATCGTCGTCGCGAGCTATCGGGGAGACTCCCGGGAGGTCGTCGCCCAACTGCGCGCCGATCCGCTCTGGGCGGCGATGCCGGCGGTCCGCGCCGGACGCCTCGACGCCTTCCCCGGCGACTTCAGCAGCTGGGATCAGCCCGGCCCGCGCTGGATCCTCGGGCAGCTCTGGCTCGCTCGCACGCTGCATCCCGAGCGCTTCGCCGATCTCGACCTCCGCGTCGAGCTGGCGGCCTTCTACGCGACGCTCTACGGTCTGCCGGAGACGACGGTGCGCGACCACGTCGTGCCGGTGCTCACCGGAGACTTCGCGCGGTGA
- a CDS encoding Rrf2 family transcriptional regulator, whose product MLHLATLEEGASVQVRDVADQRLLPLSFVRRIVARLGAAGLLETTRGQGGGIRLARPAAEISMLDVVQAMEGEISLNPCVAEPHTCPLAEGCPAQRAWAGASALLEGHLASIRFDALAGTSPDHRVAHKGLKVLGPESSPGVAARPRRPAGPRSRREPRVD is encoded by the coding sequence GTGCTGCACCTCGCCACGCTGGAGGAGGGGGCGAGCGTCCAGGTCCGTGACGTCGCCGACCAGCGCCTGCTGCCGCTCTCCTTCGTCCGCCGGATCGTCGCCCGGCTGGGCGCCGCCGGGCTGCTCGAGACGACGCGCGGTCAGGGCGGAGGGATTCGCCTCGCCCGGCCCGCGGCGGAGATCTCGATGCTCGACGTGGTGCAGGCGATGGAGGGGGAGATCTCCCTCAACCCCTGCGTCGCCGAGCCGCACACCTGCCCGCTCGCCGAGGGTTGCCCGGCGCAGCGTGCCTGGGCCGGTGCCTCGGCGCTGCTCGAGGGGCACCTCGCCTCGATCCGATTCGACGCCCTGGCCGGCACGTCGCCGGATCACCGGGTGGCCCACAAGGGGCTGAAGGTTCTCGGCCCCGAGAGCTCCCCCGGTGTCGCCGCGCGCCCGCGCCGGCCCGCGGGTCCCCGCTCGCGACGCGAGCCGCGGGTCGACTGA
- a CDS encoding OmpW family protein, with protein sequence MKKLIGLVILALAFVPATGNAEPGDLLVRLRAVKINTANKSDAIPALGVPADAITVSDKTIPEVDFTYFFTDHVAAELILTVPQQHDVELLGTKLGTFKHLPPVLAAQYHFAPDAAFRPYLGLGLNFTLISDVKLAVPGVGKLDLSGSSLGLAAQAGFDVKLSDKLFLNADVKYVKLGSDVKLAATGQKVSSVDIDPWLIGLGVGYRF encoded by the coding sequence ATGAAGAAGCTCATCGGCCTCGTGATCCTGGCGCTCGCCTTCGTGCCCGCCACCGGCAACGCCGAACCCGGCGACCTGCTCGTCCGGCTGCGCGCCGTGAAGATCAACACCGCCAACAAGTCCGACGCGATTCCGGCGCTCGGCGTGCCCGCCGACGCGATCACGGTGAGCGACAAGACCATTCCGGAAGTCGACTTCACCTACTTCTTCACCGATCACGTGGCGGCCGAGCTGATCCTCACCGTCCCTCAGCAGCACGACGTCGAGCTGCTCGGCACCAAGCTCGGCACCTTCAAGCACCTGCCGCCGGTGCTCGCCGCGCAGTACCACTTCGCGCCCGACGCCGCCTTCCGTCCGTACCTCGGCCTCGGCCTGAACTTCACCCTGATCTCCGACGTCAAGCTCGCGGTGCCGGGCGTCGGCAAGCTCGACCTCTCCGGCTCGAGCCTCGGCCTCGCCGCCCAGGCCGGCTTCGACGTCAAGCTCAGCGACAAGCTCTTCCTCAACGCCGACGTCAAGTACGTCAAGCTCGGCTCCGACGTGAAGCTCGCCGCGACCGGCCAGAAGGTCAGCTCGGTCGACATCGACCCCTGGCTCATCGGCCTCGGCGTCGGCTATCGCTTCTAG
- a CDS encoding nuclear transport factor 2 family protein: MTDLPSGDTPGGWVPLGPRALVTAWVEAFNRADVEALAAFYAEDAVNHQVAESPVVGRAAIRRMFAEGFAAATMVCLVENLFEEGDWAILEWRDPLGLRGCGFFHVIAGKIVFQRGYWDKLTFLRQHGLPLPTAG, translated from the coding sequence ATGACCGATTTGCCGTCAGGAGACACTCCCGGAGGGTGGGTACCGCTCGGCCCACGCGCGTTGGTGACCGCCTGGGTCGAGGCGTTCAATCGCGCCGATGTCGAGGCGCTCGCCGCGTTCTACGCCGAGGACGCCGTCAACCACCAGGTGGCCGAGTCGCCGGTGGTCGGCCGCGCGGCGATTCGCCGGATGTTCGCCGAGGGTTTCGCCGCGGCGACGATGGTCTGTCTCGTCGAGAATCTCTTCGAGGAGGGTGACTGGGCGATCCTCGAATGGCGCGATCCGCTCGGCCTGCGCGGTTGCGGCTTCTTCCACGTCATTGCCGGGAAGATCGTCTTCCAGCGCGGCTACTGGGACAAGCTCACCTTCCTGCGCCAGCACGGGCTTCCGCTGCCGACCGCCGGGTAG